In Arcobacter sp. F2176, the following are encoded in one genomic region:
- a CDS encoding flagellin, which translates to MRINTNIASLTAQEAASNTNKKIATSLERLSTGLKVNKASDDASGLAIADKLRTQASSISQGIDNGNSAISLIQIADKSMAEQSNILDTVKAKLIQANTDTTSDDGREAIRKDIVKLLEQLDNIAQQTSYNGITLLQDSYDSMSSSIELKFQIGGNKDDVMQSSFVQSNTVGLGGGDKALDQVSGSSTRNNVISQGLSTVISGDGTNPITLDGYATGTALKVNITGIPGDITANGPGTTEISDVDSTTQFVLEALANATSGVNGNPASVEVKDINNRTIGTFTLTPTSPTTIEDALIRHSTPGVNGAEPTITFTLASGTTLGMGGQTVNTVEVAGKPLNTFTIGAMTLTQTSASGSITFDASAQNLNIQNLNSANGEELKVTTASGSIIGGGTLAGLKALATGQLTKVQADKYQAIVDAALSQMNIYRSDLGSTQNQIESAVRNLMTQKTNVKAAESVIRDVDYAEESANFNKQNIISQAGNYAMSQSNSVQQNVLRLLQ; encoded by the coding sequence ATGAGAATAAATACAAACATAGCTTCGCTTACTGCACAAGAAGCGGCAAGCAATACTAATAAGAAGATTGCAACTTCATTAGAAAGACTTTCTACTGGATTGAAAGTTAACAAAGCTAGTGATGATGCTTCTGGTTTGGCGATTGCTGATAAACTAAGAACTCAAGCTTCATCAATTAGCCAAGGTATAGATAACGGTAATTCAGCTATTTCTTTAATCCAAATTGCTGATAAGTCTATGGCTGAACAATCAAATATCTTAGATACTGTAAAAGCTAAGCTAATTCAAGCTAATACTGATACTACTTCTGATGATGGTAGAGAAGCTATTAGAAAAGATATTGTTAAACTATTAGAACAATTAGATAATATCGCTCAACAGACAAGTTATAATGGTATTACACTTTTACAAGATAGCTATGACAGCATGTCAAGTTCAATTGAATTGAAATTTCAAATTGGTGGAAATAAAGATGATGTTATGCAAAGTTCGTTCGTACAGTCAAATACAGTTGGATTAGGCGGAGGAGACAAAGCTCTTGACCAAGTTTCTGGTTCAAGTACAAGAAATAATGTTATTTCTCAAGGTTTATCAACTGTTATAAGTGGAGATGGAACAAATCCTATTACATTAGATGGATATGCTACAGGAACTGCTTTAAAAGTAAATATTACAGGAATACCTGGAGATATAACTGCAAATGGACCAGGTACAACAGAGATTAGTGATGTAGATTCAACTACTCAATTTGTATTAGAAGCTTTAGCAAATGCAACAAGTGGGGTAAATGGAAATCCTGCCTCAGTAGAAGTAAAAGACATAAACAATAGAACTATTGGAACTTTTACACTAACACCAACTAGTCCTACTACAATAGAAGATGCTTTAATTAGACATTCAACACCAGGAGTAAATGGAGCAGAACCAACTATAACATTTACACTTGCATCAGGTACAACACTTGGAATGGGTGGACAAACAGTAAATACAGTTGAAGTTGCTGGCAAACCTCTAAATACTTTTACAATTGGAGCAATGACACTTACTCAAACTTCAGCATCAGGAAGTATTACCTTTGATGCAAGTGCTCAAAATCTTAATATTCAAAACTTAAATAGTGCAAATGGTGAAGAATTAAAAGTGACTACAGCATCAGGAAGTATTATTGGTGGCGGTACATTAGCTGGATTAAAAGCTTTAGCAACAGGTCAATTAACAAAAGTACAAGCAGATAAGTATCAAGCAATAGTTGATGCTGCATTAAGTCAAATGAATATTTACCGGTCTGATTTAGGTTCTACTCAAAATCAAATCGAATCAGCAGTTAGAAACTTAATGACTCAAAAAACAAATGTAAAAGCAGCAGAATCTGTAATTAGAGATGTTGATTATGCTGAAGAATCTGCAAATTTCAATAAACAAAATATCATCTCTCAAGCAGGAAACTATGCTATGAGCCAATCTAATTCTGTGCAACAGAATGTTCTTAGACTACTTCAATAA
- a CDS encoding 6-hydroxymethylpterin diphosphokinase MptE-like protein — translation MSLDQVQQLALQTYNENLEFFKQNHPDLYKTLELYATAIELGQVKPEFELQYLNTHFDIVNPTTKEFLYTQNSNEISQKIADDISYDATVNSFKTYYELSYNDKMAKRALEQDILASYSIGNAPVINFVNKNVSNPQNVKEFHKFIIFGVLLGIHIPLIHEKLNSDVYLIVEPNLEFFRLSLFVTNYANLATKTKLYFSIAQNEYEFRKTFDSFYGEIFIYNHYLKFVNISSGSDMYMKVIQNYLVSQAHLLYSYDRTFLSISRTNSYITQNFKLLNVKYKQSLKPFEKPILFLAAGPSLQHNINFVKENQDKFTIVAIYATLPILEKNGIKPDIVTQYDEQDIQVLNTLDKLNDINYFKDTIFIFASHVNAKLMNSFPKENIFIFQAMFEVKENFGILTSPSIGELTYALLLLFQTKELYLLGLDFAMDVESGATHIEGHSGAGAFNKIKELEDSSDKNYSFRKNTIIVKGNFLPEVKSIPVFKTNIDTFAQFTEFYKDESQKVYNLSNGAYLSGAVPLRIEDIDFSTFPKKDQESYKNEIFKALEGISEIGYNEKDLEKINLKLSGVKKMKKHLEQFQKIKKYNNFDEYQNTLINVVQSVLFEKQHCEDLQSILLNYSSHNLHYIFYLFDLDSENDKKKYIYEINKNLLTQLNKIIDTYVISISYSSDENSILLKKLNKYLKEYSIKNSIYSEPFFKELVETSKRGYQYDFKPNSIGFFAIEDNLTNKDFVNYVKEVLKRFPEVELKLFYFFEFQKIQAQFVFKQELNRIELSIPNNISNITSSVELWLETYDNTINVKRIDDIILNNYENIYGVMFDNKEKALKELETELIVPKKFTLANNLKENFTLSNTSYFEFANSLKEDIDKDLFNEKYLKEHIGFFAIKENLQQEFVNKIVEISNKFPNIKFSAFYFDEEVLKEYISIFSPVINRFKLICPKNIYEIADNTEVWVQAKIPNQSFLFDKIYKLINDSVYLYPLVLNEDFIIQEDSSNYLDNLVENYDETIFVKQLNRNLNIERLQNTMPENNIAFLATNDNIYDDEFIRYLLSLKKAHPSVSINAYYFNDSDSTLVKEKLHNTNFSILKFTKDNFFNNLKIFINNKNSIFYQDIEQKMLPFNKNIYYSIYDRALSTRKLSDFVLDKDNFFLNSLKEIGIDPNIFKKFNNNYHIILTNYFLEENSNNLQIGNNTTLAHIVHYIYIEFALQNNSFIQKINKLRKLHLPGLFKSSGE, via the coding sequence ATGTCATTGGATCAAGTTCAGCAATTAGCATTACAAACTTATAATGAAAATTTAGAGTTTTTTAAACAAAATCACCCTGATTTATATAAAACGCTAGAACTTTATGCAACAGCAATTGAATTAGGTCAAGTAAAACCAGAATTTGAACTTCAATACTTAAACACACACTTTGACATAGTAAATCCTACAACAAAAGAGTTTTTATACACACAAAACTCAAATGAGATATCACAAAAGATAGCTGATGACATAAGTTATGATGCTACGGTTAATAGTTTTAAAACTTATTATGAATTATCCTATAATGACAAAATGGCAAAAAGAGCTCTTGAACAAGACATTTTAGCTTCATATTCTATAGGAAATGCTCCTGTTATAAATTTTGTAAATAAAAATGTATCAAATCCACAAAATGTAAAAGAGTTCCACAAATTTATAATTTTTGGAGTTTTACTTGGAATTCATATACCTTTGATACATGAGAAACTCAATTCAGATGTATATTTAATAGTTGAACCTAATCTAGAGTTTTTTAGATTATCTTTGTTTGTGACAAATTATGCAAATCTGGCAACAAAAACAAAATTATATTTTTCAATAGCACAAAATGAGTATGAATTTAGAAAGACATTTGATAGTTTTTATGGTGAAATTTTTATTTATAATCATTATTTAAAATTTGTAAATATATCTTCTGGGTCAGATATGTATATGAAGGTGATCCAAAACTACTTAGTCTCACAAGCACATTTGTTGTATTCTTATGATAGAACATTTTTAAGTATAAGTAGAACAAACTCATATATTACTCAAAATTTTAAATTATTGAATGTAAAATATAAACAAAGCCTCAAACCTTTTGAGAAACCTATTCTTTTTCTTGCAGCTGGTCCTTCTTTACAACATAATATTAATTTTGTAAAAGAGAATCAAGACAAATTTACTATAGTTGCTATCTATGCAACCTTACCTATTTTGGAAAAAAATGGTATAAAACCAGATATCGTAACACAGTATGATGAACAAGATATTCAAGTACTTAATACCTTGGATAAACTAAATGATATAAACTATTTCAAAGATACAATTTTTATCTTTGCCTCACATGTAAATGCAAAACTAATGAATAGTTTTCCAAAAGAAAATATCTTTATCTTCCAAGCAATGTTTGAAGTAAAAGAAAACTTTGGGATATTGACAAGCCCGAGTATTGGTGAATTGACCTACGCGTTATTACTTCTTTTCCAAACAAAAGAACTTTATCTTTTAGGTCTAGATTTTGCGATGGATGTTGAATCAGGAGCAACTCATATTGAAGGTCACTCAGGAGCTGGTGCATTTAATAAAATAAAAGAGTTAGAAGATTCATCAGATAAGAATTACTCATTTAGAAAAAATACAATTATTGTAAAAGGTAACTTTTTGCCTGAAGTTAAATCAATACCTGTATTTAAAACAAATATTGATACCTTTGCTCAATTCACAGAATTCTACAAAGATGAAAGTCAAAAAGTATATAACCTATCAAATGGAGCATATCTTTCTGGTGCAGTTCCTTTAAGAATTGAAGATATAGATTTTTCAACTTTCCCAAAGAAAGATCAAGAATCATACAAAAATGAGATTTTTAAAGCATTAGAAGGTATTAGTGAAATTGGATACAATGAAAAAGATTTAGAAAAAATAAACTTAAAGCTTAGTGGTGTTAAAAAAATGAAAAAACACCTTGAGCAATTTCAAAAAATAAAAAAATATAACAATTTTGATGAATATCAAAATACCCTAATAAATGTTGTTCAAAGTGTTCTATTTGAAAAACAACATTGCGAAGATTTGCAATCTATATTGTTAAACTACTCTTCACACAATCTACACTATATCTTTTATCTATTTGATTTAGATAGTGAGAATGATAAGAAAAAGTATATTTATGAGATAAATAAGAATCTACTTACTCAACTAAATAAGATAATTGATACTTATGTAATCTCAATATCATATTCAAGTGATGAAAATAGTATTTTACTAAAAAAATTAAACAAATATTTAAAAGAGTACTCTATAAAAAATAGTATCTACTCTGAACCATTCTTTAAAGAACTAGTTGAAACTTCAAAAAGAGGCTATCAATATGATTTCAAGCCAAACTCAATTGGCTTTTTTGCAATAGAAGATAATCTTACAAATAAAGATTTTGTAAACTATGTAAAAGAAGTACTTAAAAGATTTCCAGAAGTAGAATTAAAACTTTTCTACTTTTTTGAGTTTCAAAAAATTCAAGCACAATTTGTATTTAAACAAGAGTTAAATAGAATCGAACTTTCAATCCCAAATAATATTTCAAATATAACTTCAAGTGTAGAACTATGGCTTGAAACATATGATAATACAATAAATGTAAAAAGAATAGATGACATTATTTTAAATAACTATGAAAATATCTATGGTGTAATGTTTGACAATAAAGAAAAAGCATTAAAAGAGCTAGAAACTGAATTAATTGTACCAAAAAAGTTCACCCTTGCAAATAATTTAAAAGAAAACTTCACTCTTTCAAATACTAGCTATTTTGAATTTGCAAATAGTCTAAAAGAAGATATTGATAAAGATTTATTCAATGAAAAGTATCTAAAAGAACACATAGGATTCTTTGCTATAAAAGAGAATCTTCAACAGGAATTTGTAAATAAGATCGTAGAGATTTCTAATAAATTCCCAAATATAAAATTCTCTGCTTTTTATTTTGATGAAGAAGTGCTAAAAGAGTATATTAGTATCTTTAGTCCTGTAATAAATAGATTCAAACTTATTTGTCCTAAAAATATTTATGAAATTGCAGATAATACTGAAGTTTGGGTGCAAGCTAAGATTCCTAATCAAAGTTTTTTATTTGATAAAATATATAAACTAATCAATGATAGTGTTTATTTATATCCATTAGTTTTAAATGAAGATTTTATTATACAAGAAGATTCAAGTAATTATTTAGATAATTTAGTTGAAAATTATGATGAAACTATCTTTGTAAAACAACTGAATAGAAACCTAAATATAGAAAGATTGCAAAATACAATGCCTGAAAATAATATAGCATTTTTAGCAACTAATGATAATATTTATGATGATGAGTTTATTAGGTACTTGTTAAGTTTAAAGAAAGCCCATCCTTCAGTAAGTATTAATGCGTACTATTTTAATGATTCAGATAGTACATTGGTAAAAGAAAAGCTTCATAATACAAATTTTTCAATATTGAAATTTACTAAAGACAATTTTTTTAATAATTTAAAGATTTTTATAAATAATAAGAATTCTATTTTTTATCAAGACATCGAACAAAAAATGTTACCATTTAACAAAAATATATATTATTCTATCTATGATAGAGCGTTATCTACAAGAAAATTATCTGACTTTGTACTTGATAAAGACAATTTTTTTCTAAATTCATTAAAAGAAATTGGTATCGATCCAAATATTTTTAAAAAATTTAATAATAACTATCACATAATTCTTACTAATTATTTCTTAGAAGAGAATTCAAATAATTTACAAATTGGTAATAATACAACATTAGCACATATTGTTCATTATATATATATTGAATTTGCACTACAGAACAATTCTTTTATACAAAAGATTAATAAATTAAGAAAACTTCATTTACCAGGTCTTTTTAAATCTAGTGGGGAATAA
- a CDS encoding flagellin: MRINTNVASLTAQEAAKNTSNKISSSLEKLSTGLKINKASDDASGLAIADKLRTQANSIGQGIDNGNSAVSLIQIADKSMSEQSNILDTVKAKLIQANTDTTSDDGREAIRKDINKLLEQLDNIAAQTNYNGTTLLQSGYDNTRGSDQLRFQIGENKDDIIQSASIQSNTVGLGGGTERIMQDTTGSKGNTISAETSIRVTADGTNALKLESFASGGAVGKVSISGVTGDITFGKQSTLSELDSNTQLILDKLSSNSGASVEVKDINGNSLGTFSATNGASGIVKVAATIVNGVEVKAASYTIASGTVISFGGQTTDTANTASSALATYNIGSMKIEQTDTSGSVTFSANAANLSIYNEETGSNKELKITDGVADTETDENKGMRGGLTLSALKSLQAGQLTVAQTDKFQGVVDAAITQLNTFRADLGSSQNQIESGVRNLMTQQTNVKAAESIIRDVDYAQESANFNKQNIISQAGSYAMSQANSIQQNVLRLLQ; this comes from the coding sequence ATGAGAATTAATACTAACGTTGCTTCGCTTACTGCACAAGAAGCAGCAAAAAATACAAGTAACAAAATTTCAAGTTCATTAGAAAAACTTTCTACTGGATTAAAAATCAATAAAGCATCTGATGATGCATCTGGTTTAGCAATTGCTGATAAACTAAGAACTCAAGCTAATTCTATTGGTCAAGGTATTGACAATGGTAACTCAGCTGTTTCATTAATCCAAATTGCTGATAAATCTATGTCTGAACAATCAAATATCTTAGATACTGTTAAAGCTAAATTAATTCAAGCTAATACTGATACTACTTCTGATGATGGTAGAGAAGCTATTAGAAAAGATATTAATAAATTACTTGAGCAATTAGATAATATCGCTGCACAAACTAACTATAATGGTACAACTTTATTACAAAGTGGTTATGATAATACTAGAGGTTCAGATCAATTAAGATTCCAAATTGGTGAAAATAAAGATGATATCATCCAATCTGCATCAATTCAATCTAATACTGTAGGTTTAGGTGGTGGAACTGAAAGAATCATGCAAGATACTACTGGTTCAAAAGGTAATACTATTTCAGCTGAAACTTCAATCAGAGTAACAGCTGATGGAACAAATGCACTTAAACTTGAAAGTTTTGCATCAGGTGGTGCTGTAGGTAAAGTAAGTATTTCAGGGGTTACTGGAGATATTACTTTTGGTAAACAAAGTACACTTAGTGAATTAGATTCTAATACACAACTTATTTTAGATAAATTATCATCTAATAGTGGTGCATCAGTAGAAGTAAAAGACATAAATGGAAATAGTTTAGGTACATTTAGTGCAACTAATGGTGCTAGTGGTATTGTAAAAGTAGCTGCAACTATCGTTAATGGTGTAGAAGTTAAAGCAGCTTCATATACTATTGCATCTGGAACTGTAATTAGCTTTGGCGGACAAACAACAGATACTGCAAATACAGCAAGTAGTGCACTAGCTACTTATAATATTGGGTCTATGAAAATAGAGCAAACAGATACTTCTGGAAGTGTGACATTCAGTGCTAATGCAGCTAATTTGTCTATTTACAATGAAGAGACAGGAAGCAATAAAGAATTAAAAATCACTGATGGTGTTGCAGATACTGAAACAGATGAAAATAAAGGTATGAGAGGTGGATTAACTCTTTCTGCATTGAAATCTTTACAAGCTGGTCAGTTAACAGTGGCTCAAACGGATAAATTCCAAGGTGTAGTTGATGCTGCTATTACTCAACTTAATACATTTAGAGCAGATTTAGGGTCATCTCAAAATCAAATTGAATCTGGGGTTAGAAACTTAATGACTCAACAAACAAATGTTAAAGCAGCAGAATCTATTATTAGAGATGTTGATTATGCACAAGAATCTGCAAACTTCAACAAACAAAATATTATATCTCAAGCTGGATCGTATGCTATGAGTCAAGCAAACTCAATCCAACAAAATGTATTAAGATTATTACAATAG